A genomic stretch from Gemmatimonadota bacterium includes:
- the dnaJ gene encoding molecular chaperone DnaJ: protein MAKRDYYEILGVDRNASEDDIKKAYRKHALKYHPDRNKDNPQAEELFKEGAEAYEVLMDAQKRQAYDRFGHEGVSSTFRGGGFQWSDFSHAGDFQDIFSNLDEIFGGGIFGDLFGRRSPRRSNRGEDLRISISLTLEEIAEGAQKTIRLSRLETCDTCGGSGAKPGSSPVTCDMCGGVGQIRQATRSLFGQFVNVTTCPQCNGNGNVVRERCDSCHGQGRVKMQKDLSVNIPAGISEGNYIPLRGQGNAGPNGGPAGDCMVFVEEEEHDHFERHGNDIVYDLPISFSQAALGADIEVPTLTGRVSMKIPAGTQSGRIFRLRGKGIPELDGYRTGDQLVRVAVWTPAKLSREEEELFAKLAKLENIQPPEGGKGFFERFKEAFGG from the coding sequence ATGGCCAAAAGAGATTATTACGAGATATTGGGTGTGGATCGCAATGCTTCCGAAGATGATATTAAGAAAGCTTATCGCAAGCACGCGCTGAAATATCACCCGGATCGCAATAAGGACAATCCACAGGCTGAGGAATTGTTTAAAGAAGGTGCCGAGGCATATGAAGTGTTGATGGATGCACAAAAGCGGCAGGCGTATGACCGGTTTGGACACGAGGGCGTCAGCAGTACCTTCCGGGGCGGTGGCTTTCAGTGGTCAGACTTTTCGCACGCTGGTGATTTTCAAGATATTTTTTCCAATCTGGATGAGATATTCGGCGGTGGTATCTTTGGCGATTTGTTTGGTCGGCGCAGCCCACGGCGGTCAAATCGCGGCGAAGATTTGAGGATTTCGATCAGTCTGACGTTAGAGGAGATTGCCGAGGGTGCTCAAAAAACCATTCGGCTGTCGCGGCTGGAGACCTGTGATACGTGCGGAGGTTCTGGTGCAAAGCCGGGAAGTTCCCCCGTAACATGCGATATGTGTGGTGGTGTGGGACAGATTCGGCAGGCCACGCGCTCCCTGTTTGGACAGTTTGTCAATGTCACAACTTGCCCGCAGTGCAATGGCAATGGCAACGTGGTGCGCGAGCGATGTGACAGTTGTCATGGGCAGGGGCGAGTGAAGATGCAGAAAGATCTTTCAGTCAATATCCCCGCTGGCATTTCCGAGGGCAATTATATTCCCCTGCGAGGGCAGGGCAATGCCGGGCCAAATGGCGGACCAGCGGGCGATTGTATGGTTTTTGTTGAAGAAGAAGAACACGACCATTTTGAAAGACACGGCAACGATATTGTGTATGACTTGCCCATTAGTTTTAGTCAGGCAGCTCTGGGAGCAGATATAGAAGTGCCAACGCTGACTGGTCGCGTGAGTATGAAAATTCCTGCGGGAACACAGTCGGGGCGGATTTTTAGATTGCGCGGCAAGGGTATTCCCGAATTGGATGGATATCGTACGGGCGATCAACTCGTGCGCGTGGCAGTCTGGACGCCCGCCAAATTGAGCAGGGAAGAAGAGGAGTTGTTTGCCAAGTTGGCAAAATTGGAAAACATACAGCCCCCAGAAGGTGGGAAAGGTTTTTTTGAGCGCTTTAAAGAAGCATTTGGAGGATAG
- a CDS encoding 5-formyltetrahydrofolate cyclo-ligase has translation MTKPDLKRSLHTERIQMSERVVREKSLRIYRQLIDMPAYQLARCIACYVSIKNEVDTRIVIQKAIDSGKQVGVPVTRKDGDMNFQAIAGLSDLRPVHYGLREPVPDSQKVLLSHTIDLILIPGIAFDRRGHRIGSGGGYYDRFLARTEAVRIGLSYAFQIIDRVPAEPHDVKMDLIVTENEVIKI, from the coding sequence ATGACAAAGCCAGATCTAAAACGTAGCCTTCACACCGAGCGTATCCAAATGTCCGAACGAGTTGTTCGCGAGAAGAGTTTGCGTATTTATCGCCAGCTAATCGATATGCCAGCATACCAGCTTGCACGGTGCATCGCCTGTTATGTGTCGATAAAAAATGAAGTGGATACGAGAATAGTGATCCAAAAAGCAATTGACAGCGGCAAACAGGTGGGAGTACCTGTTACGCGGAAAGATGGGGATATGAATTTTCAGGCAATTGCGGGACTGAGCGATCTGCGACCTGTGCATTATGGCTTGCGCGAACCGGTTCCAGATTCCCAAAAGGTGTTGTTGTCTCATACTATTGACCTGATCCTCATTCCGGGTATCGCTTTTGATCGCCGTGGGCATCGGATTGGATCGGGTGGTGGATATTATGACCGATTTCTGGCACGGACGGAAGCAGTTCGAATCGGTTTATCTTATGCCTTTCAGATCATAGATCGCGTGCCTGCCGAGCCACACGATGTGAAGATGGATTTGATCGTAACCGAAAACGAGGTCATCAAAATTTAG
- a CDS encoding nucleotide exchange factor GrpE, translating to MAQKNEKKEETPLEEKVVEDVDAEVVEDAEAEVAKDEVDEEADQSEEPKGKIEATPLFLAREEAEMYKDRWMRLAAEFENYKKRRAREFEILVQSASEDVIRDLLPILDGVGRALAHSENGDTESEGFQEGIKMIMEQFPRVLYNRNLKEIETVGKPFDPNVHEALMQMPSEVHGAGIVSDEIEKGYSLGDKVLRPAKVVVSQGKPAPEVQEEDADADKL from the coding sequence ATGGCGCAGAAGAATGAAAAAAAAGAAGAAACACCGTTGGAAGAAAAAGTCGTGGAAGATGTAGATGCAGAGGTGGTGGAGGATGCGGAGGCAGAGGTGGCAAAAGATGAGGTTGATGAGGAGGCCGATCAATCGGAGGAGCCGAAGGGGAAGATAGAGGCTACTCCGTTATTTTTGGCCCGCGAAGAAGCCGAAATGTATAAAGATCGGTGGATGCGCCTTGCCGCTGAGTTTGAGAATTACAAAAAACGCAGGGCGCGAGAATTTGAGATCCTTGTGCAATCTGCCAGCGAAGATGTGATTCGCGATTTATTGCCCATTTTAGATGGGGTTGGTCGCGCGTTGGCACACAGCGAAAATGGGGATACAGAGTCAGAGGGATTTCAAGAGGGCATAAAAATGATTATGGAGCAATTTCCGCGCGTGCTCTACAATCGCAATCTGAAAGAAATTGAGACGGTTGGTAAACCATTTGATCCGAATGTGCATGAGGCATTGATGCAAATGCCATCTGAAGTCCACGGTGCCGGTATTGTCTCAGATGAGATTGAAAAAGGATATAGCCTGGGCGATAAGGTGTTGCGGCCAGCCAAGGTGGTGGTAAGTCAGGGCAAACCCGCACCGGAAGTTCAGGAAGAGGACGCGGATGCAGACAAACTATGA
- a CDS encoding 4-hydroxy-tetrahydrodipicolinate reductase, whose translation MIKVGICGIAGRMGQRIAHLTLEAEGLDLGGGVEFTGHPVIGKDIGEVIGVPPKGISVVDTVEAMTDNVDVITAFTAPPDPTVVAAEIAGRAGVPMVIGTTGLSSDQVETMTHALKDVACVFAPNFSVGVTVLVQLVEEAARILGGDYDTEIVEAHHRFKTDAPSGTAYALAEAAARGLDRNLQEVGVYGRYGDTGARTREEIGVHAIRAGDIVGEHTVMFGGIGETIELAHRAQSRDTFASGVIRAIPFAVGAAPGLYDMRDVLGLR comes from the coding sequence ATGATTAAGGTGGGTATTTGTGGTATTGCCGGGCGGATGGGACAGCGAATAGCTCATCTGACCCTCGAAGCCGAAGGACTGGATTTGGGCGGTGGAGTCGAGTTTACGGGTCATCCCGTAATTGGAAAAGACATTGGCGAAGTCATAGGCGTTCCTCCCAAAGGTATATCAGTAGTAGATACGGTCGAGGCTATGACGGACAATGTCGATGTAATCACGGCATTCACCGCGCCCCCCGACCCGACAGTTGTCGCAGCAGAAATAGCTGGACGCGCTGGCGTGCCGATGGTCATTGGCACAACGGGATTGTCGTCCGATCAGGTAGAGACCATGACACATGCCCTTAAAGACGTGGCCTGTGTATTCGCGCCCAATTTCAGCGTAGGTGTAACAGTATTAGTCCAACTCGTCGAAGAAGCCGCGCGTATTCTGGGTGGCGATTACGATACAGAAATCGTCGAAGCGCACCATCGATTTAAAACCGATGCGCCATCGGGAACGGCTTACGCACTGGCCGAAGCCGCAGCAAGGGGATTGGATCGCAACTTGCAAGAAGTAGGCGTATATGGTCGCTATGGCGATACGGGCGCGCGGACACGCGAAGAAATCGGCGTACACGCCATTCGTGCCGGCGATATCGTCGGCGAACACACGGTCATGTTCGGAGGCATTGGAGAAACCATCGAACTCGCCCATCGCGCACAAAGTCGCGACACATTCGCCTCTGGCGTGATTCGGGCCATCCCCTTTGCCGTTGGAGCCGCCCCGGGTTTGTATGACATGCGCGATGTACTGGGGTTGAGGTAA
- a CDS encoding pentapeptide repeat-containing protein: MPITLSPAQMREILARHQAWIASNGTEGARADLVGANLNRAELQNAALQHADMREAILSGAQLRGANLSGANLQRARLLQANLRDANLEGADLSGAFLQNAILTRANMKGAQVSPADLELADLSGANMEDANFEEAKLVGCNLRDARCKNANFYKANLSEAILVKVDFENATLRTADIRKSDLTDTNLRGANLQSARLQEADLVKVDLRQANLQRARMQKTDLFKAQFDNADMRGADVRDAIGFSQKHLDVVRWDEKTKLRD; encoded by the coding sequence ATGCCCATAACTCTTTCACCTGCACAGATGCGCGAGATCCTTGCACGACATCAAGCCTGGATAGCGTCCAACGGGACAGAGGGAGCACGCGCTGATTTGGTCGGTGCAAATCTAAACCGAGCGGAATTGCAGAATGCCGCATTACAACACGCCGATATGCGCGAAGCCATTCTCAGTGGCGCGCAGTTGCGGGGTGCAAATTTATCGGGTGCGAACTTACAGCGCGCGCGTCTTTTACAGGCTAATTTGCGCGATGCAAATCTCGAAGGTGCTGATCTGAGCGGGGCGTTCTTGCAGAATGCGATCCTTACAAGAGCGAATATGAAAGGCGCACAGGTCTCGCCAGCCGATTTGGAATTGGCTGATCTCAGCGGTGCAAATATGGAAGACGCAAATTTTGAGGAGGCAAAATTGGTGGGGTGCAATTTGCGTGACGCCAGATGCAAAAATGCGAATTTTTATAAGGCCAATTTGTCAGAGGCCATATTGGTCAAGGTGGATTTCGAAAATGCCACCTTGCGTACAGCAGATATTAGAAAGTCTGATTTGACCGATACCAATTTGAGGGGGGCCAATCTGCAAAGTGCCAGGCTCCAGGAGGCCGATCTCGTCAAAGTGGATTTGCGCCAGGCCAATCTCCAGCGCGCCCGCATGCAAAAAACAGATCTCTTTAAAGCCCAGTTTGACAACGCCGACATGCGCGGTGCCGATGTCCGAGATGCGATTGGCTTTTCACAAAAACATCTGGATGTGGTGAGGTGGGATGAGAAGACGAAGTTGAGGGATTGA
- the hrcA gene encoding heat-inducible transcription repressor HrcA has translation MTELTPREKAILDILIGTYVTTGEPVGSRTISKMDLGLSAATIRNSMADLEEKGYLYQPHTSAGRVPSDKGYRYYVDMLMNREELAEAAQRSIRDSVERLREGNADDLLVQVSKVLADVSHNLGIALGPQFTQGIFERLEMLKLSESRLLMVMTIRSGLVKTMVVEIDSEIEGDELEETRRVVNQRLSGLTIGEIMASVKERLASASSGSPKLLRLLANSADHLFRFPSSADLHMDGTRNFFGQPDFSSERLAGLIGMLEAREYVAHLLSDRARDAGISITIGDEHESPALKDCSLLTSTYSVGNVSGVIGIIGPTRLPYGRLVPLVQYMANLTEEMLDRR, from the coding sequence ATGACCGAACTGACACCTCGGGAAAAAGCAATTCTCGACATTTTGATTGGCACTTATGTCACCACAGGTGAGCCAGTGGGATCGCGCACAATTTCCAAGATGGATTTGGGACTCAGCGCGGCGACCATTCGAAACTCGATGGCCGACCTGGAAGAAAAAGGCTATTTGTACCAGCCTCACACTTCGGCTGGGAGGGTGCCGAGCGATAAGGGCTATCGTTACTATGTCGATATGCTGATGAATCGGGAGGAACTCGCCGAGGCGGCACAGCGGTCTATTCGGGATAGTGTTGAGCGTTTGCGAGAGGGCAACGCCGATGATTTACTGGTGCAAGTATCCAAAGTTTTGGCCGATGTATCGCACAATCTGGGCATTGCCCTTGGTCCTCAATTCACTCAGGGTATTTTTGAGCGTTTAGAAATGCTCAAGTTGAGCGAATCCAGGCTGCTGATGGTGATGACGATTCGGTCTGGATTGGTCAAGACGATGGTTGTCGAAATCGACTCAGAAATTGAAGGGGACGAGTTGGAAGAAACGCGGCGGGTGGTCAACCAGCGGCTTTCCGGGCTTACGATAGGCGAGATTATGGCATCTGTCAAAGAGCGGCTTGCGTCCGCATCGTCCGGGTCTCCCAAGCTGTTGCGTTTGCTTGCCAATAGTGCCGATCATTTATTCAGATTTCCGAGCAGTGCGGACTTGCATATGGATGGTACGCGCAATTTTTTTGGTCAGCCCGATTTTTCCAGCGAACGCCTTGCCGGTCTGATTGGTATGCTGGAAGCCCGTGAATACGTGGCGCATTTGTTGAGTGACCGCGCGCGCGATGCGGGTATTTCCATCACGATTGGCGATGAACACGAATCCCCCGCGCTCAAAGATTGCAGTTTGCTGACTTCTACGTATTCTGTGGGCAACGTGTCGGGCGTTATCGGTATTATTGGACCAACGCGATTGCCTTATGGTCGGCTCGTTCCCCTGGTGCAGTATATGGCAAATCTGACAGAAGAGATGCTGGATCGCAGGTAA
- a CDS encoding isoprenyl transferase: MKDTHINGSRDCTQLQDRLKARGNLPSHIAIIMDGNGRWAQQRDLRRTDGHRSARETVRDIVRACGELEIDILTLFTFGTDNWRRPWSEVLSLMQLLRDCSHEELNELQENNVRLIATGDTDRLVKHSRKALENAIRETANNTGLTLNLALSYDGKSDILQAVQSIAADIAQGRISPDAIDANLFSKRLYTGDLPDPDLLIRTSGEVRLSNFMLWQCAYTEFWFTDVLWPDFKRKHLYEAIRSYQNRERRFGKTGLQLRDETLASKTNGSSEDLWQSPI; encoded by the coding sequence ATGAAAGACACACACATAAACGGCTCTCGCGACTGTACTCAGCTTCAAGATAGACTAAAAGCGCGAGGCAACCTGCCGTCGCATATTGCGATAATTATGGATGGCAATGGGCGGTGGGCGCAACAGCGAGATTTGCGCCGCACAGATGGGCATCGGTCTGCCCGCGAAACTGTGCGCGATATTGTGCGTGCCTGTGGCGAACTCGAAATAGATATTCTCACCCTGTTCACCTTTGGCACAGACAATTGGCGTCGCCCCTGGTCAGAAGTATTGTCACTGATGCAATTGTTGCGTGACTGTTCACACGAAGAACTCAATGAATTGCAGGAAAACAACGTGCGTCTCATTGCAACCGGCGATACGGATCGGTTGGTCAAGCACTCGCGTAAAGCACTTGAAAATGCCATTCGCGAAACGGCTAACAATACGGGGCTTACGCTTAATCTCGCATTGAGCTACGACGGCAAAAGCGATATTCTTCAAGCCGTGCAAAGCATTGCTGCCGACATCGCACAGGGACGCATTTCACCAGACGCTATTGATGCCAACTTATTTTCCAAACGCCTTTATACAGGTGATTTGCCCGATCCCGATTTGCTGATTCGCACCAGCGGCGAAGTGCGCTTGAGTAATTTTATGCTCTGGCAATGTGCTTATACCGAATTCTGGTTTACAGATGTGCTGTGGCCCGATTTTAAGCGCAAGCACCTCTACGAAGCCATCCGCAGTTATCAAAATCGAGAACGGCGGTTTGGCAAAACAGGACTTCAATTGCGCGATGAAACGCTCGCAAGCAAAACCAATGGGTCTTCGGAGGACTTGTGGCAAAGTCCAATCTAA
- the glnA gene encoding type I glutamate--ammonia ligase, which translates to MAQTPQDVLAMIADQGIRVVDFRFTDFPGHWQHFTVMASEIEEETFEDGLGFDGSSIRGWQAINESDMLVIPDPATALIDPFLEEPTLVMICNIADPITKSGYSRDPRSVAQKAEAYMQSTGIGDTAFFGPEAEFFVFDDVRFGEGSNHAFHSVDSVEGYWNSGRDEGPNLGYKPRHKEGYFPVPPHDTLQNIRTEMVLTMEEVGIDIEVHHHEVSTGGQGEIDIRFCPMVTCADRMTWYKYIVKNVAHKHGKTATFMPKPLFEDNGTGMHTHQSIWKGDEPLFAGSGYAGLSEMALHYIGGILKHADALIALTNPTTNSFKRLVPGYEAPVNLAYSQRNRSAAIRLPMYSQSPKAKRVEFRCPDPSANPYLAFAAMLMAGLDGIQNKIHPGDPLDKNLYDLEPEEAASIPQTPGSLSDALDALAADHDFLLKGDVFTEDVIETWIEYKRENEVDAINQRPHPHEFALYFDV; encoded by the coding sequence ATGGCCCAAACGCCACAAGATGTTCTTGCAATGATCGCAGATCAGGGCATTAGAGTTGTCGATTTCCGATTTACCGATTTTCCCGGACATTGGCAGCATTTTACTGTCATGGCCTCCGAAATTGAAGAAGAAACCTTTGAAGACGGACTCGGCTTTGACGGATCCAGTATTCGCGGCTGGCAGGCCATCAACGAATCGGACATGCTCGTCATTCCCGATCCCGCCACAGCGTTGATCGATCCCTTCCTCGAAGAACCCACCCTCGTAATGATCTGTAATATTGCCGATCCCATCACCAAAAGCGGCTATTCGCGCGACCCGCGTTCGGTCGCTCAAAAAGCCGAAGCCTATATGCAATCCACGGGCATTGGCGATACGGCATTTTTCGGTCCAGAAGCCGAATTTTTTGTTTTTGACGATGTGCGCTTTGGCGAAGGGTCAAACCACGCCTTTCACAGCGTGGATTCGGTTGAAGGCTACTGGAATTCGGGCAGAGATGAAGGTCCCAACCTCGGTTACAAACCCCGCCACAAAGAAGGCTATTTCCCCGTGCCGCCCCACGACACGCTGCAAAATATACGTACCGAAATGGTGCTGACCATGGAAGAGGTCGGCATTGACATTGAAGTTCACCACCACGAAGTATCAACCGGTGGTCAGGGCGAAATCGACATTCGGTTCTGCCCGATGGTCACATGCGCCGACAGAATGACCTGGTACAAATACATTGTCAAAAACGTGGCACACAAACACGGCAAAACCGCTACCTTTATGCCCAAACCGCTTTTTGAAGACAATGGCACGGGCATGCACACGCACCAGAGCATCTGGAAAGGCGATGAGCCTCTCTTTGCCGGGTCGGGATACGCGGGTCTGAGCGAAATGGCACTGCACTATATCGGCGGCATTCTCAAACACGCCGATGCGTTGATCGCATTGACCAACCCGACCACCAACTCGTTTAAGCGTCTGGTACCCGGGTATGAAGCCCCGGTCAATCTGGCCTATTCGCAGCGCAATCGCAGTGCTGCAATACGCCTCCCGATGTATTCTCAAAGTCCCAAAGCCAAGCGCGTCGAATTTCGGTGTCCGGACCCGAGTGCCAATCCCTACCTGGCTTTCGCGGCCATGTTAATGGCTGGCCTGGACGGCATTCAAAACAAAATTCATCCAGGGGATCCGCTCGACAAAAACCTCTACGACCTCGAACCCGAAGAAGCGGCATCCATCCCGCAGACACCGGGTTCACTGTCCGATGCCCTCGATGCATTGGCGGCGGATCACGACTTCCTGCTCAAAGGTGATGTCTTTACCGAAGACGTGATCGAAACCTGGATCGAATACAAGCGCGAAAACGAAGTTGACGCCATCAACCAGCGTCCTCATCCACACGAATTCGCACTTTACTTCGATGTGTAA